From Zalophus californianus isolate mZalCal1 chromosome 16, mZalCal1.pri.v2, whole genome shotgun sequence, one genomic window encodes:
- the LOC113907888 gene encoding formin-like protein 18 isoform X2, translating to MAAPLFPRQPWAPAPTRSDPADDYGGLFDEPPPEEPPAARAPRAAAAAGRRAGRRAGGRAQGARAGQPPKAAVRPQPEEEEPPRDEGCYLDHFPHLSIFIYAAIAFSITSCIFTYIHLQLA from the coding sequence ATGGCGGCCCCGCTCTTCCCGCGCCAGCCCTGGGCCCCCGCGCCCACCCGCTCGGATCCCGCCGACGACTACGGGGGCCTGTTCGACGAGCCCCCCCCGGAAGAGCCCCCCGCGGCCCGCGCACccagggcggcggcggcggctggcaGGAGGGCCGGTCGGCGCGCGGGCGGGAGGGCGCAGGGGGCCCGCGCCGGGCAGCCCCCCAAGGCCGCGGTGCGCCCCCAGCccgaggaggaggagcccccccGGGACGAGGGCTGCTACCTCGACCATTTCCCACACCTCTCCATCTTTATCTACGCGGCCATCGCCTTCTCCATCACCTCCTGCATCTTCACCTACATCCACCTGCAGCTGGCCTGA
- the LOC113907888 gene encoding uncharacterized protein LOC113907888 isoform X1 has protein sequence MLHRPPGAPATPPGAGGPERPAGAAGARDTALRPLPGRDPQPEGLSWQEATLSSRPGRRGTRGCRPPGTRAPRSRAAQDEIRGPRLGWGAREGSLCVSGGFVRALSAAAAMGPKTRAWGICH, from the exons ATGCTGCATCGCCCCCCCGGAGCACCAGCCACGCCCCCCGGAGCTGGCGGACCTGAGCGCCCCGCGGGCGCCGCCGGAGCGCGGGACACG GCTTTGCGGCCGCTACCGGGCCGAGACCCACAGCCGGAGGGGCTGTCCTGGCAGGAGGCCACGCTGTCGTCGCGTCCTGGACGGCGTGGGACGCGCGGCTGCAGACCTCCCGGGACGCGGGCCCCTCGCTCGCGCGCTGCGCAGGATGAGATTCGGGGGCCCCGGCTGGGCTGGGGTGCGCGGGAGGGCTCTCTCTGCGTCTCTGGCGGCTTCGTGCGGGCTCTGAGCGCTGCCGCAGCAATGGGACCCAAGACCAGGGCGTGGGGTATTTGTCATTAG